Genomic window (Bacillus pumilus):
GCTTTCTCTCTATCTACCGAATGATTATAACAGAAATTGGTTAATAGCTGATATCTATTTTGACAGGGCGTTCATTTTTTTACACATTTCGATCATTTCGATGGCAAGCAGATGAATGGTCTCTGTTGTGAGCATTTGATCTTCTGCATGTATCAGCAATAAAGAAAAGGGAAGCTGTTCCCCTGCCGCCTCTTTTTGGATCAGCGACAAATGCAGGTTGTGGATGCTTCGAAACGCTGCCTCCCCTTTTTCAATCAACTGCTGTGCTTTTTCAAAATCATCGGCTCTTGCTAGACGAATCGCTTCGACATAATGACTTCTTGCCTCGCCCGCATGAGCAATGATTTGAAAGGCTGCTCCCTGCATTTCCTCTAATACCGTCATCTGCTTCTCCTCCAATTATTTAAGATTCATTAGCTAGTTTCAGAGCATGCTCTAGTATTTTTTCTCCGTTTGCTGTTCCGTATAATCTCACATTGATGACATCGACAGGTATTCGATAAGGCGCGGCGGTTTTTTCTGCTGCCTTTTTCATAAAGCTTACTTGCGGTCCAAGTAAAATCGCCTGTACATCTTCTCCATGCTCTTCTAATTCATCCGCAATAGCCCCTTCAGGTATGGCGTATATATCATAATCCAGCCCTTTAGCTTCTGCGGCTGCCTTCATTTTAGACACTACAATAGATGTCGACATTCCTGCGGCACAAGCGAGAATGATTCGTTTCATATCCCATCACTCCTATCGATAAATGATTTCTGTTTCAACCTTCAGTTCTCTTGTTTTCATTAATGTTCGGTACCAATACGCTGATGCTTTCATTTGGCGGTTCCGTTCATTTTCCAGCTGA
Coding sequences:
- a CDS encoding PTS sugar transporter subunit IIB translates to MKRIILACAAGMSTSIVVSKMKAAAEAKGLDYDIYAIPEGAIADELEEHGEDVQAILLGPQVSFMKKAAEKTAAPYRIPVDVINVRLYGTANGEKILEHALKLANES
- a CDS encoding PTS lactose/cellobiose transporter subunit IIA — its product is MTVLEEMQGAAFQIIAHAGEARSHYVEAIRLARADDFEKAQQLIEKGEAAFRSIHNLHLSLIQKEAAGEQLPFSLLLIHAEDQMLTTETIHLLAIEMIEMCKKMNALSK